One segment of Danio aesculapii chromosome 3, fDanAes4.1, whole genome shotgun sequence DNA contains the following:
- the engl gene encoding transforming growth factor beta receptor type 3, which produces MSDLEFVNMCVMKMLAALICLPLTVLGIAVSSKELQCSVSPVAVLHPVQAQLERFEAGTGCASREGGAKETHVISMGGASIRQVTIVLRPLNPSRPIKRPVILVLSSQQAVRWVLENEGLSSNINVLVQLSVNSTAESSSLSVRVTQVPSLPRRPRVLLRWVLQRHATVTSLTHTTHANRVYLRLGEDPSMPSECRLRSLFVSQNYQASELQEQEVHGCTPTDESTEMEVHIIRLWSSGSGLCGSLQVEVSVSLLPPVASSALHRVVLILSSATAVNWALVAPQVKGHVRVYSSHSVSLPYRSQASDLIMTSTVTSDLLNTPDLLEWANQNGFPKVTSYTEADLANRFVVKLGEGTDSDDASSVWHHQDDIMIDSPDALSYQCEGGALTVTVDTQMLKTQVWPVTAVTLRDPECKAEFNGSHFLLVSPVISCGTEGEMDEASGRVHYTNTVLLWKQKPSEGLTNQTRPELWDESRPLAIHLSCVWSLSAPVSPSVVSPSLSAAPDLALSSPQAPAPPALWGPRADTTAASPLLSMELFVSEAFQQRTVGPCVISAHERVYVQISVDSSSALEAVELQSCLVSPLSDPQAHSGWPVIKDSCPSESSFSLTLRENTDDGRADDEDEELNRRKSHPFSRWRHTESRSADDTARGFKHNADDTARRFKHKRPRARKAERRRRNYDEDRSLNALRFSFVLRPVFNNSIQFLHCRLRVCDADEGPAGAAKHTCADGRPIPALTHIRASQKCKDRNLSRPVLVTYPAGFLAPPAGKLAQTPAEMSEQAPSPTGAVEGSVLLVVFAAFLMGLSLMGALWCIYTHTGRHDLTQRISVIETTVPNPGFINPPILMEETSSFHDVNDTRNF; this is translated from the exons TGTCCAGCAAGGAGTTGCAGTGTTCCGTGTCTCCAGTAGCGGTGCTGCACCCCGTTCAGGCTCAGCTGGAGCGCTTTGAGGCAGGAACAGGCTGTGCATCCAGAGAAGGCGGAGCTAAAGAGACACATGTGATTTCAATGGGTGGAGCGTCCATTAGACAG GTGACGATTGTGTTGAGACCTCTGAATCCCTCTCGACCCATCAAGCGGCCCGTCATTCTGGTGCTCAGCTCTCAGCAGGCCGTGCGTTGGGTGTTGGAAAATGAGGGACTGTCTAGCAACATCAATGTGCTGGTGCAG TTGTCTGTGAACTCCACGGCAGAGTCCTCGAGTCTGTCTGTCCGCGTGACGCAGGTCCCGTCTCTCCCGCGGCGGCCTCGAGTGCTGCTGCGCTGGGTTCTGCAGCGCCATGCCACCGTCACCTCcctcacacacactacacatgcCAACCGGGTTTACCTGCGGCTGGGAGAGg ATCCCAGCATGCCGAGTGAATGTCGTCTGCGCTCTCTGTTTGTGTCGCAGAACTATCAGGCCTCAGAGCTGCAGGAGCAGGAGGTTCACGGCTGCACACCGACAGACGAGTCCACAGAGATGGAGGTGCACATCATCCGACTCTGGTCATCCGGCTCTGGCCTGTGCGG CTCTCTGCAGGTGGAGGTGTCTGTCTCTCTGCTGCCCCCAGTGGCTTCTTCTGCTCTACACAGGGTTGTTCTGATCCTCAGCAGTGCAACGGCAGTCAACTGGGCTTTAGTGGCACCACAGGTCAAAGGTCACGTCAGGGTCTAT TCGTCCCACAGTGTTAGTCTGCCGTACAGAAGTCAAGCGTCTGACCTCATCATGACCAGcaccgtgacctctgacctcctcAACACCCCTGACCTTCTAGAATGGGCTAATCAGAACGGCTTTCCCAAAGTGACTTCGTACACCGAAGCTGATCTGGCCAATCGCTTCGTCGTCAAGTTAGGAGAAGGAACAG ACTCTGATGATGCGTCTTCAGTCTGGCATCATCAAGATGACATTATGATTGACAGCCCTGATGCGCTCAGCTATCAGTGTGAAGGCGGAGCTCTGACTGTTACCGTTGATACGCAGATGCTGAAG ACGCAGGTTTGGCCGGTGACAGCGGTGACCCTGCGAGATCCAGAGTGTAAAGCTGAATTTAACGGAAGTCACTTCCTGTTGGTTTCCCCCGTCATTTCTTGTGGGACGGAGGGAGAAATGGATGAAGCCAGTGGAAGAGTTCATTACACAAACACA GTGTTGCTGTGGAAACAGAAACCGTCCGAGGGTTTGACCAATCAGACGAGACCAGAGCTTTGGGACGAGTCCAGACCTCTGGCCATCCAT ctcagCTGTGTGTGGTCTCTGTCCGCTCCTGTGTCTCCATCAGTGGTGTCTCCATCTCTCAGTGCGGCTCCAGATCTGGCTCTCAGTTCTCCTCAAGCTCCTGCTCCTCCTGCTCTGTGGGGCCCCAGGGCCGACACCACCGCTGCGTCTCCACTACTGTCCATGGAGCTGTTCGTCAGCGAGGCGTTCCAGCAGAGAACCGTTGGGCCCTGCGTCATCAGTGCCCACGAGCGAGTCTATGTGCAG ATCTCAGTGGACTCTTCTTCTGCGCTGGAGGCCGTGGAGCTCCAGTCGTGTTTGGTTTCTCCTCTCTCAGATCCGCAGGCTCACAGCGGCTGGCCTGTCATTAAAG acTCCTGCCCGTCCGAAAGCTCCTTCAGCCTGACCCTCAGAGAAAACACAGATGATGGAAGAgcggatgatgaagatgaagagctGAACAGAAGAAAATCTCATCCGTTCTCCCGCTGGAGACACACCGAGAGCCGCAGCGCAGACGATACCGCCAGAGGCTTTAAACACAA TGCAGACGATACCGCCAGACGCTTTAAACACAAGAGACCGAGAGCGAGGAAAGCTGAGCGGAGGAGACGAAACTATGATGAAGACCGGAGTTTAAACGCACTGCGCTTCAGCTTCGTCCTGCGGCCCGTCTTTAATAACTCCATTCAGTTCCTGCACTGCCGGCTACGTGTGTGTGATGCCGACGAGGGGCCGGCAGGGGCCGCAAAACACACCTGTGCTGACGGACGTCCAATACCTGCTCTCACACACATTCGGGCTTCACAAAAG TGTAAGGACAGAAATCTGTCGCGACCTGTATTGGTCACATATCCAGCTGGCTTTCTGGCACCCCCTGCTG gtAAACTTGCTCAAACGCCTGCTGAGATGTCGGAGCAGGCTCCGTCGCCCACCG GTGCAGTGGAAGGCTCTGTGCTGCTAGTGGTGTTCGCTGCGTTTCTGATGGGTTTGAGTCTGATGGGGGCGCTGTGGTGCATCTACACACACACCG gGAGGCATGATTTGACCCAGAGAATCAGTGTTATAGAGACCACCGTACCAAACCCCGGCTTCATAAACCCACCGATACTAATGGAGGAAACCAGCAGTTTCCATGACGTTAACGATACACGCAACTTTTAG